From Nicotiana tabacum cultivar K326 chromosome 15, ASM71507v2, whole genome shotgun sequence, the proteins below share one genomic window:
- the LOC107782639 gene encoding auxin-responsive protein IAA26-like, whose protein sequence is MEDCSRNKEKQHQLLDLIPKERKLYMKREQETSHVTTSEEKNLELRLGPPNEEIWFKKIVYKNNSKESEDTLYSVNGKDQVVKFSSFLQLQTTSNQSQNLHLMTQESSQICCSKAEKAFSPAVAAAETATAVPNSAQKRTAPAPVVGWPPIRSFRKNFASSSNTKPVSESQNLVLSKAAIVEQNGLFVKINMDGIPIGRKVDLKTYDSYEKLSFAVDELFRGLFTALTDQSADGNQNKEEEEKPITGLLDGSGEYTLVYEDNDGDKMLVGDVPWHMFVSTVKRLRVLKSSNLSTLSRGTKQI, encoded by the exons ATGGAGGATTGTTCAAGAAACAAAGAGAAACAACATCAGCTTTTAGATTTGATTCCTAAAGAGAGGAAATTGTATATGAAAAGGGAGCAAGAAACAAGCCATGTTACTACTTCAGAGGAGAAAAATCTAGAGTTGAGGCTTGGTCCACCCAATGAAGAAATATGGTTCAAGAAAATTGTCTACAAAAACAACTCCAAAGAAAGTGAAGACACCCTTTACTCTGTTAATGGAAAAGACCAAGTAGTGaaattttcttcatttcttcagcTTCAAACAACGTCAAATCAGAGCCAAAACCTGCATTTGATGACACAAGAATCGTCACAAATTTGTTGCAGTAAAGCAGAGAAAGCATTTTCACCAGCTGTAGCTGCTGCAGAAACAGCTACAGCTGTGCCTAACAGCGCCCAGAAAAG GACTGCTCCAGCTCCCGTTGTGGGTTGGCCTCCAATTCGTTCATTTAGGAAGAATTTTGCAAGTAGCAGCAATACTAAACCTGTATCcgagtcacaaaatctggtcctaAGTAAAGCTGCTATCGTTGAGCAGAATGGGTTGTTTGTTAAGATCAATATGGATGGAATTCCAATTGGAAGAAAAGTTGATCTCAAAACTTATGACAGCTACGAAAAGCTCTCATTCGCCGTTGATGAACTCTTTAGAGGCTTATTTACAG CTCTAACTGATCAATCTGCTGATGGAAATCAGAACAAGGAAGAGGAAGAGAAGCCGATAACTGGTTTATTAGACGGGAGTGGCGAATATACCCTTGTTTATGAGGATAATGATGGTGACAAGATGCTTGTTGGAGATGTCCCTTGGCA CATGTTTGTATCGACTGTGAAAAGGCTGCGGGTATTGAAAAGCTCCAACCTGTCCACCCTAAGCC GTGGGACTAAGCAGATTTAG